Proteins from one Bufo gargarizans isolate SCDJY-AF-19 chromosome 8, ASM1485885v1, whole genome shotgun sequence genomic window:
- the ARL6IP6 gene encoding ADP-ribosylation factor-like protein 6-interacting protein 6 isoform X1 — protein MDASYVASARRLRGSSRRSVVSASSYSVHSQAEQGSLQDESVVKNLESDLFEASATKTHGLDSVLQPETEQPGQNGTVKTQVVTSKRGRRWPARLLSMVCSLVVVSILSVLFAILYMVVQGWGSIVDYLFSCTPCGLVLELPTPVTQSPITASCRQFHVSVEFADRVTLRCLKTPDGKYSPLCPCTKWSPGLNLPFWPRDEIDFICGAWLGPSFPLFLPSLGYPSPPWPPMPLPAFPSTLFPGFCWD, from the exons ATGGACGCCTCTTACGTCGCCAGCGCCAGGAGGTTAAGGGGCAGCAGTCGTCGCTCCGTTGTGTCCGCCTCGTCCTACAGCGTTCATAGCCAAGCTGAGCAGGGAAGCTTACAGGACGAATCGGTGGTCAAAAACTTGGAAAGTGACTTATTTGAGGCTTCTGCCACCAAAACACACGGCCTCGACTCCGTGCTGCAGCCAGAAACCGAGCAGCCTGGCCAAAACGGGACAGTCAAGACACAAGTGGTGACCTCTAAAAGAGGCAGGAGATGGCCGGCCAGATTGTTGTCCATGGTCTGCAGTCTTGTGGTTGTCAGCATCCTCTCCGTTCTTTTTGCCATTTTATATATGGTGGTACAAG gatgGGGCTCCATCGTGGATTACCTCTTTAGTTGCACCCCCTGCGGGCTCGTACTTGAACTACCTAcaccggtcacccagtcccccaTTACTGCATCATGCCGGCAATTCCACGTAAGTGTTGAGTTTGCCGATAGGGTGACCCTGCGGTGCCTGAAGACGCCAGACGGTAAGTATTCTCCCCTATGTCCCTGTACCAAGTGGTCCCCCGGGTTAAACCTCCCTTTCTGGCCAAGGGATGAGATTGATTTTATTTGTGGGGCCTGGTTAGGTCCCTCCTTTCCCCTTTTTCTTCCCTCCCTTGGGTATCCTTCACCTCCTTGGCCACCCATGCCTCTCCCGGCCTTTCCCTCTACTTTATTCCCCGGCTTCTGCTGGGACTAG